The Streptomyces sp. NBC_01463 DNA window CGAGCAGTCCCTCGCGCTCGTAGAAGCGCAGGGCATGCACGCTCAGTCCGGTCCGCTCGGCTGCCTCGCCGATGCTCAGCGACGGCACCGCGGTCTCGGGGGTTGTCATGCCGCTCATTCCCTGGGCTTGATCTAGACCTCACTCCAGATCGTAGCGTCAGCGGCATGACGACTACTGATCAGCGGCCGCTCGGCTCGCCCTTCTCCGCCTCCAGCACCGCCCAGGACATCGTGGCCGGCCTCGATCTCTCCGGGAGGACGGCCGTGGTGACCGGCGGTTACTCCGGACTCGGCCTGGAGACCACGCGGGCCCTTACGGCCGCCGGTGCCCGGGTCATCGTTCCCGCCCGCCGCCCCGACGTCGCCCGTACCGCTCTGAAGGAGGTGAAGGACTGCGAGGTCGTCCCCATGGACCTGACCGACCTCGCAAGCGTCCGATCGGCCTCCGCACACATCCGCGACCGGACCGGCCGGATCGACCTCCTGATGGCTGTCGCCGGAGTCATGGCCACCCCGGAGCGACGCTTCGGGCCCGGCTGGGAAGGCCAGCTCACCGCCAACCACTTCGGTCACTTCACCCTCACCGCAGAGCTCTACCCCCTCCTGGCCGCCGCGGACGGCGCACGCGTCGTCGTCAACAGCTCGGCCGGTCACACCCTGACCGGCATCCGCTGGCACGATCCGCACTTCCGCACCGGCTACGACAAGTGGCTGGCCTACGGCCAGGCCAAGACCGCCAACGCCCTGTTCGCCGTGCACCTCGACGCCGTCGGAAGACGCGACGGCGTCCGGGCCTTCGCCCTCCACCCCGGCAAGATCATCACGGGGCTGCAGCGGGAGATGACGCTCCGGGACCAGATCGACCGCGGCTGGGTGGACGAGCACGGCCATGTCGTCGGCGAGGGATTCAAGTCCCCCTCCCAGGGCGCCGCCACCGGCCTGTGGGCCGCGACGTCCCCGCTCCTCGACGGCCGGGGCGGCCTCTATCTGGAGGACTGCGACGTCGCACACGCATCCGCCACCGGCACCCCCATGGACGACGGCGGCGTCCGCGCACACGCCACGGCTCCCGACGAGGCGGCCCGGCTCTGGTCCATGACTCTGGCCGCGACCGGCGCCACGCCGATCACCCGATGAACCCCGGCCCCGTGTTCTGCCCATGCCGCGCTGCCCGCCGCCGTCGCGGGCAGCGGGGTGCGGGCCACCGGCCCGCGCTGTATCCGCCCACAACGGGGAGCGCGTGAACTGCCTTTCTCTGCAAGG harbors:
- a CDS encoding SDR family NAD(P)-dependent oxidoreductase gives rise to the protein MTTTDQRPLGSPFSASSTAQDIVAGLDLSGRTAVVTGGYSGLGLETTRALTAAGARVIVPARRPDVARTALKEVKDCEVVPMDLTDLASVRSASAHIRDRTGRIDLLMAVAGVMATPERRFGPGWEGQLTANHFGHFTLTAELYPLLAAADGARVVVNSSAGHTLTGIRWHDPHFRTGYDKWLAYGQAKTANALFAVHLDAVGRRDGVRAFALHPGKIITGLQREMTLRDQIDRGWVDEHGHVVGEGFKSPSQGAATGLWAATSPLLDGRGGLYLEDCDVAHASATGTPMDDGGVRAHATAPDEAARLWSMTLAATGATPITR